Part of the Uloborus diversus isolate 005 chromosome 9, Udiv.v.3.1, whole genome shotgun sequence genome is shown below.
cacgAAAAAAtagagtgctggaaaaatcattgacaagagaatgagaatttttccaaatatggtaagcttcgcagaaatcgaggtcataaaccgaagaacatttacaaataatctttgcagatgaaaaatcaaaacagtgaccagaagtccagcaatgctgagcgatggaagaacgagcaagttctttatgcttaacatagtttacgtgctctttcagacggtgcttgagagcacgtttagtctgtccaacgtagccaagtccacacttgcaggagatgctataaatgccccaattgctatggcaatcaatggggtcctttaagtttgtaaattttatcttattaactggagaaaaagctgtatcgaaaccaaatttcttcaaaatctttgcaacttgatgactaacttttggataataaggcaaaacaatagtatacgaAGCACTAGAAGCAGAAACAttttcagaatgagagggcttaattaacttattataaattgaatcaatgatgctaggagaataacctcgatcgaaagccactgctttaagataagaaagctcagcatttaaagaattggaggaagaacagatgttcaaagcacggaacacaaaagccttgaatgaggccaacttttggtttggaggatgagaagaacatttgtgaggaggtagtgtaacagcaaaaggcttacgaaacaccgaagtcataaattcatcattacttttagtaataaagacgtccaaaaatgaaagagaactatCAGTTTCTATTTCAATAGTGAATTGGATGCACGGATCGATAGAATTTAAAGTAGAAAGTAGAAATTCATTATCAACATGGTTTTGGTcaagcaaaacaaagcaatcgtcaacgtaccgaacatagaacggaaacgttatggtttcaaaaagtttagtctcaaaatagtgcatataaatgtcacttaaaataggACTCAAAGGATTACCCATTGCTAAACCTTCAGACATTCGAAAGTAAGTACCATTGAACACAAAAGTATTCTCTTCAAGACAAACACGAGTAAGTGAAACGAGTTCCTCaatctcaaaactagaaaaatgatgcTCTTGGAGTCTCAATTTAAGACAATCCAATGCCCCAATAACCGGTACATTAGTGAAAAGTGATTTCACGTCAAAAGAAGCCATCGTTAAACCATGAGGCTTAAAATAACGTAACTTCTGAACAAAATGAACAgaatttctgacagtaaaagagttgctaaccaaaagagaagagaagatagaaactaaatacttagcaagtttatatgaagcagtaccaatgtttgaaacaataggcCTAAGCGGGATGTCGGGTTTATGGACCTTTGGTAGAGCATAAAATCTGGCACAATGTGCAACAGAAGGAGTTAAAGACCTTTTTGAAGACTCACTGATGATAGGAGAagatttcacaacatttttaataagATTAACCTCTCTAATACTAGGGTCTTTGTGAAGTGTCACATAAGGACCAACCGCAATGAGCTCATTACATTTATCTAAATATGAACTTttgtcaagaataacaatttggcCACCTTTATCAGCCTTAGTAACAACTAGATCAGGATCAGAACACAAAACTTTGATGGAAGAATTAGCATGCTTGCTAAAAGTATTTGAAGTCCATTTGGAATTGAAATCCacagtattggcaatgatatgcctAATCGAGTCCTTTTGAGAAGCAGTGAGAGCACTAAATCTAAAGGCTTTCTCAATTGGAGCAACCAACTTAGGAAAAGAAGGTTTTGAACCAGAAGCAAAATTGTTATTAAGTTTGAGAGCATTAAGCTGATCTGAAGTCAAGTGTTTGGAAGAAAGATTAAGAACAGAATTCTGATTCACCTGAGGGAAAACATCAGAAGCATTATCAGCATAATTTGCGAAAAGAGATTCCAACTTCTTACGATGAATAGACCTATGCTTAGAAGTAAACTGAAGAACCCTGTTCCAACTTTTACTGTCAATCTAATCAAAATTAGAGATGGAATTAGAAAGCTTGAGATGTAAATTAAACAACTCATTTTCAATAATAGAAATTTTCCTACGAGTTTCCTGAATAAGAGCTCTTAACAGAGCTAACTTGGAGAGGAAAAGCACTTTGCCAATTTTAGGAGATGAAGAaagattacatttcaaagaaataaacttgggAATAATTCTCTTTCGTTTACAAcaacaaagaaaggacaaatgaTCCAAAAACCTATACTTCTTCAGTCTAAGACTACAAAACCTATTCACATCAGacataataaatgcaaaaaaatataatcaaaggcccgtttaagccgaagttaaatgaaaaattatcatataagctttgtgctacaatatgattaaggtgaaaaaacaacgcaaataaagcacaaatattcgagaaaatgcagcatatagctatttcaaggctacaatggagcctcttcatcagtgcaaaaagctcaccaacacaaccagaagttgtgagagaactgacaaaaaaaaccaggtggacaccggtatttataccaaagagagccaaccaataagaatacaggaacatgacaacaaacaaccaatcagcgaaccgCATGCacgctccgggctcaaagcaaggcaagagacaaccaatcagaagccaggagacaaaaagagtgcgagacaccaaagaaacaggaaaggcaattatagaaattgcttccaaatatcatgaaaaaatggagtgctggaagaATCATTGACAAGaacattttctcgaatatttgtgctttatttacgttgttttttcaccttaatcatattgtagcacaaagcttatatgataatttttcatttaacttcggcttaaacgggcctttgattatatttttttgcatttattatgtCTGATGTGAATAGGTTTTGTAGTCTTAGACTGAAGAAGTATAGGTTTTTGGAtcatttgtcctttctttgttgTTGTAAACGAAAGAGAATTATTcccaagtttatttctttgaaatgtaatcttTCTTCATCTCCTAAAATTGGCAAAGTGCTTTTCCTCTCCAAGTTAGCTCTGTTAAGAGCTCTTATTCAGGAAACTCGTAGGAAAATTTCTATTATTGAAAATGAGTTGTTTAATTTACATCTCAAGCTTTCTAATTCCATCTCTAATTTTGATTTGATTGACAGTAAAAGTTGGAACAGGGTTCTTCAGTCTACTTCTAAGCATAGGTCTATTCATCGTAAGAAGTTGGAATCTCTTTTCGCAAATTATGCTGATAATGCTTCTGATGTTTTCCCTCAGGTGAATCAGAATTCTGTTCTTAATCTTTCTTCCAAACACTTGACTTCAGATCAGCTTAATGCTCTCAAACTATATAACAATTTTGCTTCTGGTTCAAAACCTTCTTTTCCTAAGTTGGTTGCTCCAATTGAGAAAGCCTTTAGATTTAGTGCTCTCACTGCTTCTCAAAAGGACTCGATTaggcatatcattgccaatactgtGGATTTCAATTCCAAATGGACTTCAAATACTTTTAGCAAGCATGCTAATTCTTCCATCAAAGTTTTGTGTTCTGATCCTGATCTAGTTGTTACTAAGGCTGATAAAGGTGgccaaattgttattcttgacaaAAGTTCATATTTAGATAAATGTAATGAGCTCATTGCGGTTGGTCCTTATGTGACACTTCACAAAGACCCTAGTATTAGAGAGGTTAATcttattaaaaatgttgtgaaatctTCTCCTATCATCAGTGAGTCTTCAAAAAGGTCTTTAACTCCTTCTGTTGCACATTGTGCCAGATTTTATGCTCTACCAAAGGTCCATAAACCCGACATTCCGCTTAGgcctattgtttcaaacattggtactgcttcatataaacttgctaagtatttagtttctatcttctcttctcttttggttagcaactcttttactgtcagaaattcTGTTCATTTTGTTCAGAAGTTACGTTATTTTAAGCCTCATGGTTTAACGATGGCTTCTTTTGACGTGAAATCACTTTTCACTAATGTACCGGTTATTGGGGCATTGGATTGTCTTAAATTGAGACTCCAAGAgcatcatttttctagttttgagattGAGGAACTCGTTTCACTTACTCGTGTTTGTCTTGAAGAGAATACTTTTGTGTTCAATGGTACTTACTTTCGAATGTCTGAAGGTTTAGCAATGGGTAATCCTTTGAGTcctattttaagtgacatttatatgcactattttgagactaaactttttgaaaccataacgtttccgttctatgttcggtacgttgacgattgctttgttttgcttgACCAAAACCATGTTGATAATGAATTTCTACTTTCTACTTTAAATTCTATCGATCCGTGCATCCAATTCACTATTGAAATAGAAACTGatagttctctttcatttttggacgtctttattactaaaagtaatgatgaatttatgacttcggtgtttcgtaagccttttgctgttacactacctcctcacaaatgttcttctcatcctccaaaccaaaagttggcctcattcaaggcttttgtgttccgtgctttgaacatctgttcttcctccaattctttaaatgctgagctttcttatcttaaagcagtggctttcgatcgtggttattctcctagcatcattgattcaatttataataagttaattaagccctctcattctgaaGAGGTTTCTGCTTCTAGTGCTtcgtatactattgttttgccttattatccaaaagttagtcatcaagttgcaaagattttgaagaaatttggtttcgatacagctttttctccagttaataagataaaatttacaaacttaaaggaccccattgattgccatagcaatTGGGGCATTTATAGCATatcctgcaagtgtggacttggctacgttggacagactaaacgtgctctcaagcaccgtctgaaagagcacgtaaactatgttaagcataaagaacttgctcgttcttccatcgctcagcattgctggacttctggtcactgttttgatttttcatctgcaaagattatttgtaaatgttcttcggtttatgacctcgatttctgcgaagcttaccatatttggaaaaattctcattctcttgtcaatgatttttccagcactccattttttcatgatatttggaagcaatttctataattgcctttcctgtttctttggtgtctcgcactctttttgtctcctggcttctgattggttgtctcttgccttgctttgagcccggagcgtGCATGcggttcgctgattggttgtttgttgtcatgttcctgtattcttattggttggctctctttggtataaataccggtgtccacctgtttttttttttttttttttttgtcagttctctcgcaacttctggttgtgttggtgagctttttgcactgatgaagaggctccattgtagccttgaaatagctatatgctgcattttctcgaatgtttgtgctttatttacgttgttttttcaccttaatcgaATAGATGTATAGTCCATaccatagagaaaaaaaaattcagatgtaCATTATGCGTttaaaaacaagaataaaaaaagacTTACCATGAATTTGAAGATTTTACTGGTTTCTGCTTAAAGGTTAGTAAAACTGTTCCCTATAACTAATGAAGGATATTAGCCGAGGGTCCCACTCCTCGTTACCGAAACATGCGTGACAGAGCTATAACACCAACAGGAAGTGCAATGTTGGGTATAGATATCGGACGCTTCCTTTTTATgtttcatcccccccccttttttttcatattcttaaaattattatcatatttttcaaaaaggaggcggttatcaattcataccgtatgtatgtttttttttctttgtccactcatagcgtctcacctagtgaaccgattttgatgattcttttttttatggataggggatggctcaacttaggtcccattactttgtttgaccatatttgttctttagaaaaaaagttatgggcagaaaacagtaaattttatgcaattttcctattaaatgattttgtagcgaagttcgcacttttcatccgtggataacggtggctcagtggtagaattctcgcctcccacacgagcgacccgagttcaaatcccgactaggaaaaagtgaattttactaaaatttcgtttctactctttcccgtattttctcgaattttctattaatttctgtatctttccaagtctggaaagttccagcactttctcaagttgtatataaggagatgtaacgttcattcgtggttctgaataaagatctcgagttgagactaacgagtattcgcttcatttggctttcacattgtcttcgctatcttcatctacgcgacaataggaaactcattgttataaaagtttggtgccatataacagtaacattaatagtaattgtaatgataatgataattttgaatgaaggcttctctgaagcaagcatcaaatttcttcaagggatatttcgataatggggaatctggtgctgtcgtctcatttttggcgtaaataattttattttagtaagtctgctgatttatagtaaccctatgtgaattatcaaaatcttcctttcttcagtgctattgctccatagtaggggtaaacctaacctggaagcgaggtgatgcagtgattaggatctgcttagccttcacaatgctaccattaggtttgactcaacttctctgtagtatttttatcattatcatctatgccgataacagatgatcgggactaagtaagaaaatacaggattgcatcatgagcaatttagatgctgtggaatataaattagttaggaaaaacgtaatacttaaatggttataattgaattaactacgcatgatttccagagaggaacaaaaataagtttttagtgccaatcgcttaaagtttaacgcgtgtttatagtttttttttagtatggagcatttttaagaaaaaaatgtgaagtttcgtgatggtaacttcttattatttctgaaatacctacatttacactaaaaagaatgaaataaaaaatttaaaaaaaaaaaaaatagaaccgacttcaaatttgctctaaaaagtgaaaaataattttattctttaaacaccatcgataatgcttttaaacataatttttgaagttggtgcaaaaacgatagataaaatcattcacagccataactcaaatacaactataaatttaaccaggaccagtttcttcactatcgcATACATTATGGATTGATGacggcatatttgaatagcgatataaatgtttcgttcgtaactttggatgcttttctgaaaaaaaatatgaacgaagtatggttacactggattttacgttttgtttttgcgccaacttcaaaaattatgttaaaagcattatcgatggtgtttaaagaataaaattatttttcactttttagagcaaatttgaagtcggttctatttttttttttttcaaaatttttttatttcactaattATGTAAATGATTCTTCATTAATGGTATGTCACAATGTCCATAAGCAAGTGTATTGATACCATCTTCTAAAATAAATCGTTTATCGTCATACGCACTTAATGCCACTCCGTTTTCCTTAGCTGTGAATAGTTGATGAttgttatttacaatttttttgacATTGTTCTCACTTGTACCAAATCGGACAGACACTTTTTGTAATCGTCATGAGTCAATACATCTTTTATGGCGATTCTTGGGACGcctttaggtgttttttttttttatcaaaagacgAGCTTTTTATACTGTAGACTTTTGACCGAAGTCCAACAAACTCCAGAATTGGAACTCCACACAGTTcgtctttcatttttccaactacttttttatttttcaagctaaaaGTTGGGTGCTTTTGATCATAGTCAGAAGTGTCAAAAAAGTCGATATCCTTCTTCATGTCATCATAAATGTCTTCACATTGAAATTCATAACAAAGGGAGTCGGTGTCTGTAAAAAGTAAGGAGGCTTTTCCTCCATACTTCAGCTTTATATAACCGTAGTGAAATTGGTAcatcaattttttacttaaatcaaGTATACAGGCCCCGGTATATATCGGACGATTTAACTTGAtggttatttttttcatgttcacCCCAACTAAATCTTCATTAAAAACCGTATATGCATGAAATGCGGGTGATGCCAGTAATTTTTTCATCCTTTGCTCATTATTTACAAGTTCAATATTTACACGATTCCTTAGATTTTCAAGAGTTTTTCCGTACACACTGTTGTTTAATagcttaaaaaaatctttttcaaattttgtttcagcGTTCTGTCTCTGCCTCGTGTTAAAATCTATGTACGATCTAAGCCACTGCTCTTGCTCAAATTTAATGACTCTATGAATTTAGATGACTTTCAGCCCTAGttttatgtattgttttaaatttctgtaGTGAACAACGTATTTTCTTTTATCGTATAAATTTGGAGTTAATTTTTCCACatcagttaatttaaaattatgtttttctgccACACCTCGGCTATAGtttgataacatattttttttcaatttttaacacttCTGGTGCAAGTGGGTACTCGCTATGTACAGCGTGTAAGTTTTCGCAATAATTCAAGTCAACTTCGAGCATATAGCCATACTTTCCGTTATCATCCAAAGTCATTATATCCAGTTTAGATATCTCTTCCTCGCATAgccactgaaatttttttgtagGAAGATGCTGACCCATTGCCCATCCGTATAAATTATTTGCGTCAAAGTACATAATGTACTTTGACGGTAGAGAGCTGTCATACTGAGATAAGTATTTATTATTAGCTTTACTGTACCTTTTACTAATGGTACTAACACCACCTCTTAAggacttttcgaagaaaaggtacATTTCTTGATCCGTCAAGAGTTCTAGTTTAATTCCTGTCATTTTTAAACAGGCTTGCCATGACAGACCGGCTGTTGTGTAAACGTGGCACGGATCAATTGAATAGTTAGACATGCTCATGGACCTGAAACTTTCGAATATATCGCTTAATTGTACACAGTCTGTCCTCACATAAACATCGTGGTATTCGCCTAATGTTTTTATGTTCAGCTCATCCATACTTTATGAGCGAATTCATAATCTTCATCTGATATGTCACAATTtgtcaaatcatttttaaaaaagcttttatctggtagtttttcttcatcgaattttTCGAAAGAATCGAAATATGAATATGGATAAACCCCCTTTCTCAAAAATAGTTCCATATGCTCCTCttcaacgtgtttcttcaaaATCGAGAATTTTTCTAATGATAAATTTTCAGTTAAGGTTTCTAAGGATGCGTTCAAAAATTGGAAAGAATCCAGAAATTGAAGATTCCCTAGGGAGAATGTTAGGTATTTTTGCATATTGTTAGGGATACAGGAGATGTTTTTGGACTTTCATCTTCCCGATCCCAC
Proteins encoded:
- the LOC129230126 gene encoding LOW QUALITY PROTEIN: uncharacterized protein LOC129230126 (The sequence of the model RefSeq protein was modified relative to this genomic sequence to represent the inferred CDS: deleted 2 bases in 1 codon), with the translated sequence MSDVNRFCSLRLKKYRFLDHLSFLCCCKRKRIIPKFISLKCNLSSSPKIGKVLFLSKLALLRALIQETRRKISIIENELFNLHLKLSNSISNFDLIDSKSWNRVLQSTSKHRSIHRKKLESLFANYADNASDVFPQVNQNSVLNLSSKHLTSDQLNALKLYNNFASGSKPSFPKLVAPIEKAFRFSALTASQKDSIRHIIANTVDFNSKWTSNTFSKHANSSIKVLCSDPDLVVTKADKGGQIVILDKSSYLDKCNELIAVGPYVTLHKDPSIREVNLIKNVVKSSPIISESSKRSLTPSVAHCARFYALPKVHKPDIPLRPIVSNIGTASYKLAKYLVSIFSSLLVSNSFTVRNSVHFVQKLRYFKPHGLTMASFDVKSLFTNVPVIGALDCLKLRLQEHHFSSFEIEELVSLTRVCLEENTFVFNGTYFRMSEGLAMGNPLSPILSDIYMHYFETKLFETITFPFYVRYVDDCFVLLDQNHVDNEFLLSTLNSIDPCIQFTIEIETDSSLSFLDVFITKSNDEFMTSVFRKPFAVTLPPHMFFSSSKPKVGLIQGFCVPCFEH
- the LOC129230125 gene encoding LOW QUALITY PROTEIN: uncharacterized protein LOC129230125 (The sequence of the model RefSeq protein was modified relative to this genomic sequence to represent the inferred CDS: deleted 2 bases in 1 codon): MSDVNQNSVLNLSSKHLTSDQLNALKLNNNFASGSKPSFPKLVAPIEKAFRFSALTASQKDSIRHIIANTVDFNSKWTSNTFSKHANSSIKVLCSDPDLVVTKADKGGQIVILDKSSYLDKCNELIAVGPYVTLHKDPSIREVNLIKNVVKSSPIISESSKRSLTPSVAHCARFYALPKVHKPDIPLRPIVSNIGTASYKLAKYLVSIFSSLLVSNSFTVRNSVHFVQKLRYFKPHGLTMASFDVKSLFTNVPVIGALDCLKLRLQEHHFSSFEIEELVSLTRVCLEENTFVFNGTYFRMSEGLAMGNPLSPILSDIYMHYFETKLFETITFPFYVRYVDDCFVLLDQNHVDNEFLLSTLNSIDPCIQFTIEIETDSSLSFLDVFITKSNDEFMTSVFRKPFAVTLPPHKCFSSSKPKVGLIQGFCVPCFEH